AAGCTTACTTATCAAACGAAAAAAGGAATGCTATTACAAAAGGAATTGATGGAATTGCGAGTTATGTTAATGATAAAGTAAAGGTAATAATAGAGGAAAAGGTAGACGGTCCGGAATATACTCTTCATGTTCTAACTGACGGATATACTCAATTACCATTACCATTAGCTCAAGATTATAAGCACGCCTATGAGGATGGAATTGGTCCAGAGACCGGGGGTATGGGTTCTATATCTGGTCCAAATAATGGTCTTCCATTTATAAATGAGGAAGAGTATGAGAAATCCTTTGAAATTGTAAAGCTAACAGCTGAGGCAATAAAGAAAGAGGTGGAAAAGGATTATATAGGAATTTTATCTGGACAAATGATGCTTACCGGAGTGTGGGGTCCTACAATAATTGAGTATTATTCCAGATTAGGAGATCCAGAGGCTTCTGCTATAATTCCGAGGATACAAAGTGATTTCGGGGAAGTTTTAGAACTTTTAGCTACGAGAAGATTAAGTAAGGCTAAAATAGAAGTTAATCCAACGCCTTCAGTAGTAAGAGCCGTTGCACCATTAGGCTATCCACTAAATAAAACGATGGCTTCGAATCATGTTATTAACGTTGACATGCAAAAACTTAAAGAATTAGGTTGTAAAGTTTATTTTGGTTCAGTTTCTTTAGAAGGTATGCAATTAATTACTAAAGGTTCAAGAGCTCTAGAATTAGTTGTAATTGATAATTTTGATAAGGCTTCTGAGATTCTCGATAAATGTTTTAATTATGTTAGCTCGAATACTAAATTAATATTTAGACATGATATAGGAAGAACTATTCAAGATCAAGTCGAGAAAGCAGAGATTGTAAGATATACTTACAAATCGAGAGAGAGAAAAGGCATTCTAGGAGCCTCCGCGGATTGGTCACCAAATGGTGGTCTATGGTGAGTGAGTATAAAAAGGCTGGAATTGATTTAAATAAACTAAAGGATTATCATAATCTTGCTTCAAACATTTTTTCTAACTCTGGTGTTTTAAAAATTGGACATTATGCTGGGGCAATAAAAATTGGCGACAAGTATTTAGCCATACATGTTGATGGAGTAGGCACAAAGACTATTTTAGCGTTAAAAACGGGAATAATTGAACCTACTGGGATTGATTGTATTGCTATGAACGTTAATGATCTAGTTTGTGTTGGTGCAAAACCATTAGCTGGTGTTGATTATTTAGCATTAGAAAAGCCAATGGATGATGTAGTAGAAAAAGTGATGAAGGGTCTAAAGTTTGGAGCCGATGAAGCTCAAATAGAGATAGTTGGTGGTGAAACTGCCATAATGCCTGGAGTAATAACTGGATATGATCTTTCTTGCTCAGTTATAGGCATAGCTGAAAAATTGAAAACTGGTGAAGATGTGGAGCCTGGGGATGTTGTTTTAGGATTGAAAAGCAATGGCGTTCACTCTAACGGATATTCTCTAATACGGAAATTGATAGATGAAGGGAAGCTTTCGCTTAAAGATTGGGGAGAAGAACTAATGAAACCTACTAGAATATATTCGTCTTCTGTAATACCGATCTTAGATAAAATAAAAGCTTTAGCTCATATTACTGGTGGTTCATTTTCTAAGCTAAAAAGAATAACAAACTATAGGATTAATCTAAAAATGCCAGATCCACCCGAAATTTTTAAAGCAATTGAGAATTCTGGTGTACCTCATTTTGAAATGTATAAAGTTTTCAATATGGGTATAGGCATGATTATATTTGTTTCAAAGGATCTTAAAGATGATATAATTGAATTTTTGAGTAAAAAAGAGACTGTGTATGAACTAGGTTATGTGGAAAAAGGCGAAGGGATTAAAATAACGACGTATAAGAACGAAATTCTCTATATATAGCATTTAATGAAGTCCTTTTAAACTCTGGCGATAATATAGCCTTCTAGTGATTAAATATGAAACAAATGGATACAAAATCTTTGGTAAATTATATAGCATTAAAGATACTAGGTGGTAGCGACTATATATTAGATGCACTAGAAGAATATCTAGTCAAGGGAGAAGGGCCGGCCTCAGTTGCATATAAGTATCAGATATCAAAACATCAGCTTAGGGGTTATGCTCAAAGGATTATTGAGAAGAGTGGTAGCGAGGGCAGAGCAAGAAAAATTATTCCAATTATTAAACAAATTGCTAGTGATATTAAACCAATAATTAAGAAAAACGAAAAAGATCTTTATGTTTGTGAAATATGTAAAGTTACAGTTCCGAAAGAAGATACAGAAGAACATGTGAGAAAATACCATAAAGACATACTTACAGCTACTATGAAGACAATGCTTGAAAGACTAGAACAGTATAAGAAGGATAAACAAACCGTAATACTTACTTCAGTAAGTTAATGGATTTTTATTTTATCCTCGCATTTTTTAAAGTTGTTTAGTTTTCCTACATCAATTTTATACTTTTAAACAACATTTGGTATTACTATATTGAGAATATGAAAAAGGTTGTTAGTGTTAGGCTTAGGGAAGAAATTGTTGCAACTATTGATGAATATAGTAAAAAAATGAGTTTTCAAAATAGAACTGATTTTCTTAAAAAAGCTCTAGAATTTTATATGAAGAAAAGAATGAGCGAGGGCTAAAGGACTCCTTTAACATTCTATTTTTAGAGAAGACGTTTTTTTCATTATCCTCATAGTTTTTAAGTTATTCCATATATCAACAAAGCCGATATGAAAATAGTTCTTGCATACTCTGGTGGGTTAGACACAACGGTAGCAATAAGATGGCTAAAGGAAACCTTTAACGCTAACGTTATCACAGTTACTGTAGATGTAGGGCAAAAAGATAATTTTGAAGATATAGAAAAAAGAGCATATATTGCTGGTGCATTAAAACATTATACAATTGATGCAAAAAAGGAATTTGCTGAGAATTTCATTTCGTATGCAATTAAAATGAATGCATTATATGAAGATGTATATCCGTTGTCAACAGCATTAGCAAGACCATTAATAGCCCAAAAAGTAGTAGAAATAGCAAAGAAGGAGAACGCTGAGTACATAGCTCATGGTTCAACATCTAAGGGAAATGATCAAGTAAGATTTGACTTAGCTGTTAAAGCTCTATATCCAGAAGCAAAAATAATTGCGCCAGCAAGAATATGGAATATGACTAGAGAAAAAGAGATAGAATTTGCTAAAGAAAGAGGTATTCCGATAAAAACAGAAAGCAGTAAATATAGTATAGATGAAAACTTATGGGGAAGAAGCATTGAAGGAGACGATATATCAGATCCTTCAAAAGAAGTTCCTGAAGATGCTTTTGAGTGGACTAAAAAGAGAAATTCCGGTAAATTAACATTAAGCATAGAATTTAATCAAGGAATTCCTGTTTCAGTAAATAATGAAAAAGTAGACTTAGTTAAACTTATTCAATTATTGAATGATTTAGTTGGTTCGTATGGTTTTGGTAGGGTAGAACATTTAGAAAATAGAGTTGTTGGATTTAAATCGAGAGAAGTATATGAAGTTCCTGCAGCTTTAGTCTTGATAAATTCACATAAAGACTTAGAGAAGACTGTGTATTCCCCGTTAGAATTAAGGTTTAAGAAAATGATTGATGCGCAATGGTCAGATTTGGTTTATCAAGGCTTATGGTTTGAGCCATTGAGAGAGACGTTGCAATTAGCTGGAGATAATTTAAACAAATGGGTAAGTGGCGAAGTTAAAGTTGAGATTGAAGGAAATGGAATGAGAATACTAGGAAGAAGTTCAAAGTACTCTCCATTCTCAGAAAAAGTAGCAAGTTATAATAAGGGTTGGTATCCTACAGACGAAATGGCAAGAGGATTTATTGAAATTTATGGTATGCATTCATTGCTTACAAGACAGGTGAGAGAGTAGTGGTTCTTTACAGAAAATGGGGTTCAGAAAAAGATTACGTTTCAACTTATACTTCTTCTATTGAAAGTGACAAGGAAATACTAGAGGAAGTAAAACTTGTCATGAAAGCTCATGTTATTGAATTGTATCTTTCTGGTTATTTAAATAAAGAAATAGCAGGAAAAATAATTAGTGCAATTAATTCTTTTCATGAAATTAAAGAGGGATATGAGGATGTTCATGAAGCTTTAGAAGATTATATCATAAAAACTGTTGGAGAAGAAGGAGGGTGGGTAGGATTTGGAAGAAGTAGAAATGATCACGTTGCTACGGCATTAAGACTTAGAGTGAGAAAGTATTTGATTGATATTCTTTATAGTTTATTAGATTTAAGAAAAACTTGCATTGAAAAAAGCAAAGTAAGTAAGGAAATTCTTTTCCCAACTTATACTCATTTTCAGCCAGCACAACCTTCAACTTTAGCTCATTACTTACTTTATATAGAGGATGAATTGTATTCTATTTGGAATTATCTTTTCTCTTCTCTTTTAATGGTAAATAGATCTCCCTTAGGTAGTGGTGCTATTGTAGGTACAAATGCAAAGTTAGATAGAAAAAGAGAAGCAGAATTGCTAGGTTTTGATGACATTATATATAATACTATTTCTGCGACTTCCTCTAGACTTGATTTAATTCAATCGATTTCTAATTTATCCTTACTTATGCTGTTTTTAAGTAGAATTTCTGAAGATTTAATTTTACTCTCCTCCATGTTCATTAATTTAGTAAAAATTCCAGATTCACATGTTAGTACCAGTAGTTTAATGCCACAAAAGAGAAATGCCGTAACTTTAGAGGTTTTAAGAAGTAAGGCTGGGGAATGCTTTGGAGATCTATCTTCCCTTTACGTTATTTACAAAGGTTTACCGTCTGGTTATAATTTAGATTTACAAGAAATGAATAAGCATTATTGGAATTGCATAAAAATGGTAATTCCTTCACTAGAAGTAATAAATTCAATAATAAATGGTATTGAAGTCCAAGAGTTTAAAGTTGATGAAAAAATAACTGCTACAGATGTTGCTGAAGACTTGGCTATTACTGGAATACCGTACAGAAAAGCTTATATGGAAGTGGCTAACAAGATTAGAGCGGGCACTTTTATATCTGAAATTTCACCAAAAATTTCTATATATAAAAAAGCAGTTATAGGCTCACCTAATCCAGAATTATTAGCAGAAGAAATTAAAAATAAAGAAAACAGGCTAATAGAGGATGAGAATAAGCTTAAAAGTTATGAAGAAAAAATCTTGGGAAAATTAAATGAACTTAAGGTGATAGAAGATGATATATTGTAAGAGAGGTTACAAAGGTTACTTATACCTTGAGGACGGTACACTAATTGAAGGTTGTGGTTTTGGTGCTAGGACAATTAGGGCTGGAGAAGTGGTATTCACAACGTCAATGAATGGTTATCCAGAGAGCTTAACTGATCCTTCATATAGAGGGCAAATTTTAGTAATAACCCATCCATTAGTAGGAAACTATGGAGTACCAGAGAAACAAAGAGTAGAAGGAATATTAACTAACTTTGAATCTGAAGAAATTCAAGTGGAGGGACTAGTTGTTGCTGAAGAAACTGATCCATTTAAATGGAACTCATCTAAGAGCCTGCATGAATGGTTAGCTAGTGAAGGAATTCCTGGAATTTCTGATGTAGATACAAGAAGTATTGTAAAAAAAGTAAGAAGCCATGGAGTTATGATGGGAGTTATTGCTTCCGGATATGAGTTAGAAGATCCTAGAAAATATCTAGAGAAGAAATATGACGAAATAGATTTTACACAATTTACCTCACCTAAAGCTCCGATTGTACATTTAGGAAATAGCGGAGAAACGATAGTTTTAGTAGATTGTGGTATAAAGCATGGTATACTTTACCAGCTACACTTAAGAGGATTTACAATAGTTAGAGTACCTTGTAAGTTTACTGCTGACAAGATTATGGATTATTATCCAAAGGGGATCGTATTTGGTAATGGTCCAGGCAATCCTAATTTATTACAAGATGTCATAAAGAATTTCAAGGACTTAACTGAATATAAAATCCCTATACTTGGTATTTGTTTAGGTCATCAAGTTGCAACGTTAGCTTTAGGAGGTAAAGTAAAGAAGATGAAATTCGGGCATAGAGCTATAAACAAACCAGTGATAGATGTAACAACAAACAAGTGTTACATTACAACACATAATCACGGTTATGGAATACTTTCTAAGGAAGATTTACCTCAAAATACAAAGCTTTGGTTTTATAATCCAGATGATAGCACAATAGAGGGCTGGATGCACGAGAAATTACCTATAATTACCACTCAATTCCATCCAGAAGCAAGACCTGGACCTTGGGATGTTACTTGGGTATTCGATAAATTTAAGAAAATGGTGAGTCGAAATGCGTGAATCTGTAAAGAAAGTACTAGTTGTAGGTTCTGGTCCAATAAAAATAGCTGAGGCAGCTGAGTTTGACTATTCTGGAAGTCAGGCATTAAAGGCATTAAAAGAGGAAGGAATAGAAACAGTATTAGTAAACTCTAATGTAGCTACTGTACAAACTAGTAAAAAATTTGCTGATAGGTTATATATGATCCCCGTAACGTGGTGGGCCGTTGAAAAGGTTATAGAAAAAGAAAGACCGGATGGGATAATGGTAGGATTTGGAGGCCAGACAGCATTAAACGTTGGTGTAGACTTGTATAAGAGAGGTGTTCTTCAGAAGTATGGTGTAAAAGTCTTAGGAACTCCTATTGAAGGTATTGAAAGAGCTTTAAGTAGAGAAAAATTCAGGGAGACAATGATTAAAGTTGGTTTACCAGTTCCACCAAGTCTTTCTGCCAGAAGTGAAGAGGAAGCATTACAAAAAGCCAGACAAATAGGATATCCAGTAATGGTAAGAGTCAGCTTTAATTTAGGTGGTAGAGGTTCTATAGTTGCGTGGAATGAAGAAGAATTAAAAAGAGATATAGGTAGAGCTTTGAGCCAAAGTTATATTCATGAGGTTCTTATTGAAAAATATCTCCATCACTGGATCGAATTAGAATATGAGGTAATGAGGGATAGATACGGGAATTCTGCTGTAATTGCATGTATTGAAAACTTAGATCCAATGGGTGTTCATACTGGCGAATCTACAGTTATTTCACCTTGTCAGACTTTAGACAATAAGGAATTTCAGGATATGAGATTTATGTCAATGGATGTAGCGAAGTCAATAGATTTAATCGGTGAATGTAATGTACAATTTGCACTAGATCCTAAAGGTTACAATTACTACGTGATTGAAACAAATCCGAGAATGTCAAGATCTAGTGCCTTAGCAAGTAAGGCAACTGGTTATCCTTTAGCTTATGTCTCAGCAAAGTTGGCTTTAGGCTATAGTCTATATGAAGTATTAAATAAGGTGTCTGGATCAACTTGCGCTTGCTTTGAGCCTAGCTTAGATTATGTAGTAATAAAAATACCAAGGTGGGATTTAGCAAAGTTCGAAAACGTCGAAATAAGTCTAGCTTCAGAAATGAAGAGTGTAGGAGAAGTTATGAGCATTGGAAGATCATTCGAAGAAGCTATACAAAAGGCTATAAGAATGCTTGATATTGGTGAGCCTGGAATAGTTGGAGGAAAAATATACTTCTCTAGGATGACTAAAGAGGAAGCATTAAAACATCTTAAAGAGAGAAGACCATACTGGTTTCTCTATGCTGCTAAAGCGTTTAAAGAAGGTGCAAGTATAGATGAAGTTTACAATGTTACTGGAGTAAATAAGTTCTTCCTTAACAAGATAAAGAATTTAGTTGAGTTCTATGAAGGTTTGATTAAACAAAAAGAGATAGATAAAGATACATTACTAAAGGCTAAAAGACTTGGGTTTAGTGATTTACAAATAGCTAAAGCAGTTGGTAAGAAAGAAAATGAAATTAGGGAAATGAGAGAACAATTTGGAATAGAACCAAGAGTAAAACAAATAGACACTCTAGCTGGAGAATGGCCTGCAGTCACTAACTATCTTTATGTAACTTATAACGGGAGCGAAGATGATATAGAGTTTTCTAGTACTGGAAATAAATTACTTATAATAGGTGCTGGTGGATTTAGAATCGGAGTATCTGTTGAATTTGATTGGGGTGTCGTATCTTTACTTGACAGTTCCTTAAAGTACTTTAATGACGTTGCTATTCTTAACTATAATCCAGAAACTGTATCTACAGATTGGGATGTTGCCAGAAAATTATATTTTGATGAAATTTCTGTAGAGAGAGTATTAGATCTAATTAAAAAGGAAAAGTTTACTTATGTTGCGACATTTACTGGAGGTCAAATAGGTAACAATATATCTAAAAAACTAGAGGAAGAAGGAGTAAGATTATTAGGTACTTCTGGAAAAAGTGTTGATACAGCAGAAGATAGAGAGAAATTCTCTAAGTTACTCGATAAATTAGGTATAAAACAACCAGAGTGGATATCAGCTAGATCATTAGAGGAAGTAAAGGAGTTTGTTAATAGGGTCGGATATCCTGTTCTCATTAGACCAAGTTACGTATTGAGTGGAGCCGCAATGAAGATCGTGAATAATGACCTTGAGTTAATGGAATATCTAAAGAGAGCTACTGAGGTATCCCCAGAACATCCTGTAGTGATTTCAAAATATTTAAATGATGCAATAGAGGCTGAAATAGATGCGGCTGCGGATGGTAAAGGAGTTTATGGTGTAATATTAGAACATGTGGAAGAGGCTGGTGTACATAGTGGAGACGCTACTATGTCTATACCTTATAGAAAAATGTCAGTAGCTACAGTGGAAAAAATGAAAGAAAATGTTCACTCAATAGTTAGAGAATTAGAAATAAAAGGGCCATTTAACGTTCAATTCGTAGTTAAAAACAATGAGCCTTATATTATAGAACTAAATCTAAGAGCAAGCAGATCTATGCCATTTAGTAGCAAAGTAGTTGGTAAAAACATAATCTCGTTAGCCCTTGATGGAATATTAAACGGATTTAATACAGATGAATTTGTTGAGTTAAAATCTAAGGTATGGGGTGTAAAATCACCTCAATTCTCATGGGCACAATTAAAGGGGGCATACCCATTCCTAGGACCAGAGATGAGAAGTACTGGAGAAGCTGCATCATTAGGTATAGATTTTTATGATGCTTTGTTAAAGAGTTGGTTATCATCTAGTCCAAATAGATTACCAAACAAAGGCGGAATTGCCTTAGTTTATGGGAAAACAAACATAGACTATCTTAAAATAGCTGCAAAGAACTTAATGGAATATGGTTTAACAGTATATACTTTATCAGATGCAAGTATAGGAATTGAAGAGAAGAGTGTTAAAGAAACAATAGATCTAATCAGAGACAGAAAAGTTGAAATTCTAGTAACCGATGGTTATCTTAAACATATAGATTATGAGGTGAGGCGTATTGCCGTGGATTATAATATACCAATCATCTTAAACGGTAGATTAGGAGCTGAAGTTACAAGAGCTTTTTCTTATCCAAACATTACGTACTATGAAATAAGTGAGTATGGTGCTGGAATATGAGAGTAGCATTAATTGTTGATATTGTAAGGCAAGAGGAGAAATTAATAGCAAAAGCATTAGAAGAGAGCAAAATACAATACGATATAATAAACGTAGCCCAAGAACCATTACCATTTAACAAGGCATTAGGAAGATACGATGTAGCTATAATAAGACCAGTAAGTATGTATAGGGCTTTATATGCCTCAGCAGTGTTAGAAGCTGCTGGCGTTCATACAATAAACTCAAGTGATGTTATCAATGTATGTGGGGATAAGATCCTTACGTATTCTAAATTATATAGAGAAGGAATACCAATCCCAGACTCAATAATAGCGCTTTCTGCTGAAGCTGCTTTAAAAGCTTATGAGCAGAAAGGATTCCCACTTATTGACAAACCACCAATAGGAAGTTGGGGAAGATTAGTTTCTTTAGTTAGAGACATTTTTGAAGGAAAGACTATAATTGAGCACAGAGAACTAATGGGCAATTCAGCGTTAAAGGCACATATAGTACAAGAGTATATACAATATAAAGGGAGAGACATAAGATGTATAGCAATAGGTGAAGAATTAGTTGGATGCTACGCAAGGAATATACCACCAAATGAATGGAGAGCAAATGTGGCTTTAGGAGGAACTCCATCAAAAATAGAAATTGAAGATAAGTTAAGGGAGACTGTAGTAAAAGCTGTCAGTATCGTTCACGGAGAGTTCGTATCCATAGATATCCTAGAACACCCTACTAAAGGATATGTAGTAA
The nucleotide sequence above comes from Sulfurisphaera javensis. Encoded proteins:
- the carA gene encoding glutamine-hydrolyzing carbamoyl-phosphate synthase small subunit; its protein translation is MIYCKRGYKGYLYLEDGTLIEGCGFGARTIRAGEVVFTTSMNGYPESLTDPSYRGQILVITHPLVGNYGVPEKQRVEGILTNFESEEIQVEGLVVAEETDPFKWNSSKSLHEWLASEGIPGISDVDTRSIVKKVRSHGVMMGVIASGYELEDPRKYLEKKYDEIDFTQFTSPKAPIVHLGNSGETIVLVDCGIKHGILYQLHLRGFTIVRVPCKFTADKIMDYYPKGIVFGNGPGNPNLLQDVIKNFKDLTEYKIPILGICLGHQVATLALGGKVKKMKFGHRAINKPVIDVTTNKCYITTHNHGYGILSKEDLPQNTKLWFYNPDDSTIEGWMHEKLPIITTQFHPEARPGPWDVTWVFDKFKKMVSRNA
- the carB gene encoding carbamoyl-phosphate synthase (glutamine-hydrolyzing) large subunit, yielding MRESVKKVLVVGSGPIKIAEAAEFDYSGSQALKALKEEGIETVLVNSNVATVQTSKKFADRLYMIPVTWWAVEKVIEKERPDGIMVGFGGQTALNVGVDLYKRGVLQKYGVKVLGTPIEGIERALSREKFRETMIKVGLPVPPSLSARSEEEALQKARQIGYPVMVRVSFNLGGRGSIVAWNEEELKRDIGRALSQSYIHEVLIEKYLHHWIELEYEVMRDRYGNSAVIACIENLDPMGVHTGESTVISPCQTLDNKEFQDMRFMSMDVAKSIDLIGECNVQFALDPKGYNYYVIETNPRMSRSSALASKATGYPLAYVSAKLALGYSLYEVLNKVSGSTCACFEPSLDYVVIKIPRWDLAKFENVEISLASEMKSVGEVMSIGRSFEEAIQKAIRMLDIGEPGIVGGKIYFSRMTKEEALKHLKERRPYWFLYAAKAFKEGASIDEVYNVTGVNKFFLNKIKNLVEFYEGLIKQKEIDKDTLLKAKRLGFSDLQIAKAVGKKENEIREMREQFGIEPRVKQIDTLAGEWPAVTNYLYVTYNGSEDDIEFSSTGNKLLIIGAGGFRIGVSVEFDWGVVSLLDSSLKYFNDVAILNYNPETVSTDWDVARKLYFDEISVERVLDLIKKEKFTYVATFTGGQIGNNISKKLEEEGVRLLGTSGKSVDTAEDREKFSKLLDKLGIKQPEWISARSLEEVKEFVNRVGYPVLIRPSYVLSGAAMKIVNNDLELMEYLKRATEVSPEHPVVISKYLNDAIEAEIDAAADGKGVYGVILEHVEEAGVHSGDATMSIPYRKMSVATVEKMKENVHSIVRELEIKGPFNVQFVVKNNEPYIIELNLRASRSMPFSSKVVGKNIISLALDGILNGFNTDEFVELKSKVWGVKSPQFSWAQLKGAYPFLGPEMRSTGEAASLGIDFYDALLKSWLSSSPNRLPNKGGIALVYGKTNIDYLKIAAKNLMEYGLTVYTLSDASIGIEEKSVKETIDLIRDRKVEILVTDGYLKHIDYEVRRIAVDYNIPIILNGRLGAEVTRAFSYPNITYYEISEYGAGI
- the argH gene encoding argininosuccinate lyase; this translates as MVLYRKWGSEKDYVSTYTSSIESDKEILEEVKLVMKAHVIELYLSGYLNKEIAGKIISAINSFHEIKEGYEDVHEALEDYIIKTVGEEGGWVGFGRSRNDHVATALRLRVRKYLIDILYSLLDLRKTCIEKSKVSKEILFPTYTHFQPAQPSTLAHYLLYIEDELYSIWNYLFSSLLMVNRSPLGSGAIVGTNAKLDRKREAELLGFDDIIYNTISATSSRLDLIQSISNLSLLMLFLSRISEDLILLSSMFINLVKIPDSHVSTSSLMPQKRNAVTLEVLRSKAGECFGDLSSLYVIYKGLPSGYNLDLQEMNKHYWNCIKMVIPSLEVINSIINGIEVQEFKVDEKITATDVAEDLAITGIPYRKAYMEVANKIRAGTFISEISPKISIYKKAVIGSPNPELLAEEIKNKENRLIEDENKLKSYEEKILGKLNELKVIEDDIL
- the lysX gene encoding lysine biosynthesis protein LysX — its product is MRVALIVDIVRQEEKLIAKALEESKIQYDIINVAQEPLPFNKALGRYDVAIIRPVSMYRALYASAVLEAAGVHTINSSDVINVCGDKILTYSKLYREGIPIPDSIIALSAEAALKAYEQKGFPLIDKPPIGSWGRLVSLVRDIFEGKTIIEHRELMGNSALKAHIVQEYIQYKGRDIRCIAIGEELVGCYARNIPPNEWRANVALGGTPSKIEIEDKLRETVVKAVSIVHGEFVSIDILEHPTKGYVVNELNDVPEFKGFMVATNINVAQRLVDYIKETYSK
- the purM gene encoding phosphoribosylformylglycinamidine cyclo-ligase; amino-acid sequence: MVSEYKKAGIDLNKLKDYHNLASNIFSNSGVLKIGHYAGAIKIGDKYLAIHVDGVGTKTILALKTGIIEPTGIDCIAMNVNDLVCVGAKPLAGVDYLALEKPMDDVVEKVMKGLKFGADEAQIEIVGGETAIMPGVITGYDLSCSVIGIAEKLKTGEDVEPGDVVLGLKSNGVHSNGYSLIRKLIDEGKLSLKDWGEELMKPTRIYSSSVIPILDKIKALAHITGGSFSKLKRITNYRINLKMPDPPEIFKAIENSGVPHFEMYKVFNMGIGMIIFVSKDLKDDIIEFLSKKETVYELGYVEKGEGIKITTYKNEILYI
- the purD gene encoding phosphoribosylamine--glycine ligase — protein: MKVLLVGDGARENALADALASSPKGYKVYAISSYINPGIKEAVDKTGGKYFKGDINSPIFVKEIIKEVNPDFGVIGPEDPLFHGVANAFREEGIPVVGPDKECAMIEKSKVWMRELMWKYNIPGRLRFKAFEDIRDAINFILEYGGSIAVKPSEQIGGKGVKVVADLQAYLSNEKRNAITKGIDGIASYVNDKVKVIIEEKVDGPEYTLHVLTDGYTQLPLPLAQDYKHAYEDGIGPETGGMGSISGPNNGLPFINEEEYEKSFEIVKLTAEAIKKEVEKDYIGILSGQMMLTGVWGPTIIEYYSRLGDPEASAIIPRIQSDFGEVLELLATRRLSKAKIEVNPTPSVVRAVAPLGYPLNKTMASNHVINVDMQKLKELGCKVYFGSVSLEGMQLITKGSRALELVVIDNFDKASEILDKCFNYVSSNTKLIFRHDIGRTIQDQVEKAEIVRYTYKSRERKGILGASADWSPNGGLW
- a CDS encoding ribbon-helix-helix domain-containing protein; the protein is MKKVVSVRLREEIVATIDEYSKKMSFQNRTDFLKKALEFYMKKRMSEG
- a CDS encoding argininosuccinate synthase, with translation MKIVLAYSGGLDTTVAIRWLKETFNANVITVTVDVGQKDNFEDIEKRAYIAGALKHYTIDAKKEFAENFISYAIKMNALYEDVYPLSTALARPLIAQKVVEIAKKENAEYIAHGSTSKGNDQVRFDLAVKALYPEAKIIAPARIWNMTREKEIEFAKERGIPIKTESSKYSIDENLWGRSIEGDDISDPSKEVPEDAFEWTKKRNSGKLTLSIEFNQGIPVSVNNEKVDLVKLIQLLNDLVGSYGFGRVEHLENRVVGFKSREVYEVPAALVLINSHKDLEKTVYSPLELRFKKMIDAQWSDLVYQGLWFEPLRETLQLAGDNLNKWVSGEVKVEIEGNGMRILGRSSKYSPFSEKVASYNKGWYPTDEMARGFIEIYGMHSLLTRQVRE